The following are encoded in a window of Mycobacterium decipiens genomic DNA:
- a CDS encoding enoyl-CoA hydratase/isomerase family protein: protein MTLEIDDQNRVRTLTLNRPEALNAFNEALYDATTQALLDAAEDPQVAVVLLTGAGRGFSAGTDLGEMQARIADPDFTAGKYGFPGLIDALSRFPKPLVCAVNGVGVGIGTTILGYADLAFMSSTARLKCPFTSLGLAPEAASSYLLPQLVGRQNAAWLLMSSEWIDAQEALRMGLVWRVCDPDALLPEARQHAEILAARPISSLMAVKHTLVEPIRPGIKAATARENAHFAELMGASANTAALADFSKRRR from the coding sequence GTGACGCTAGAGATCGACGACCAAAACCGGGTGCGCACCCTGACGCTGAACCGGCCCGAGGCACTCAACGCCTTCAACGAAGCCCTATACGACGCCACCACGCAGGCGCTGTTGGATGCGGCCGAAGATCCGCAGGTCGCCGTTGTCTTGTTGACCGGCGCGGGACGTGGCTTCAGCGCCGGTACGGATCTCGGCGAAATGCAGGCACGCATCGCCGACCCGGACTTCACCGCCGGGAAGTACGGCTTCCCCGGCCTGATCGACGCCCTTAGCAGGTTTCCCAAACCGCTGGTCTGCGCCGTGAACGGCGTCGGCGTGGGGATCGGCACCACGATTCTCGGTTACGCCGACCTGGCATTCATGTCGTCGACGGCGCGCCTGAAATGCCCGTTCACCAGCCTGGGCCTAGCCCCCGAAGCGGCATCGTCGTACCTGCTGCCCCAGCTGGTGGGGCGGCAGAACGCTGCGTGGCTGCTGATGTCGTCGGAGTGGATTGACGCGCAGGAGGCGTTGCGGATGGGGCTGGTCTGGCGGGTCTGCGATCCGGATGCCCTGCTGCCCGAGGCCAGGCAGCATGCCGAAATCCTGGCTGCCCGGCCAATATCGAGCCTGATGGCCGTCAAGCACACGCTCGTCGAACCGATTCGCCCCGGGATCAAGGCCGCGACCGCGCGGGAAAATGCCCACTTCGCCGAGCTGATGGGCGCATCGGCCAACACCGCGGCTCTGGCCGATTTCAGCAAACGGCGTCGCTAG
- a CDS encoding (2Fe-2S)-binding protein has product MYVCLCVGATNQTVCDAVARGASTSKEVADVCGAGGDCGRCRRTLRAIIAASRLSAAQLDPTRRASDAVC; this is encoded by the coding sequence ATGTACGTATGCCTGTGCGTCGGTGCCACCAACCAAACCGTGTGCGACGCAGTGGCGCGTGGTGCGTCAACCTCGAAAGAAGTTGCCGATGTCTGCGGGGCCGGCGGCGACTGCGGACGCTGCCGGCGCACACTGCGGGCGATCATCGCAGCTTCCCGGCTTAGCGCCGCCCAACTCGATCCCACCCGTCGCGCTAGCGACGCCGTTTGCTGA
- the bfrA gene encoding bacterioferritin BfrA, translated as MQGDPDVLRLLNEQLTSELTAINQYFLHSKMQDNWGFTELAAHTRAESFDEMRHAEEITDRILLLDGLPNYQRIGSLRIGQTLREQFEADLAIEYDVLTRLKPGIIMCREKQDSTSAVLLEKIVADEEEHIDYLETQLELMNKLGEELYSAQCVSRPPT; from the coding sequence ATGCAAGGTGATCCGGATGTATTGCGCCTGCTCAACGAGCAATTGACCAGCGAGCTCACCGCCATTAATCAATACTTTCTGCACTCCAAGATGCAGGACAACTGGGGTTTTACCGAGCTGGCGGCGCACACCCGCGCGGAGTCGTTCGACGAAATGCGGCACGCCGAGGAAATCACCGATCGCATCTTGCTGCTTGACGGTTTGCCGAACTACCAGCGCATCGGCTCGTTGCGCATCGGCCAGACGCTCCGCGAGCAGTTCGAGGCCGACCTGGCGATCGAATACGACGTGTTGACCCGTCTCAAGCCCGGGATCATCATGTGCCGGGAGAAACAGGACAGCACCAGTGCCGTACTGCTCGAGAAGATCGTTGCCGATGAGGAAGAGCACATCGACTACCTGGAAACGCAGCTGGAGCTGATGAACAAGCTGGGCGAGGAACTGTACTCGGCGCAATGTGTCTCTAGGCCGCCGACCTAG
- a CDS encoding carboxymuconolactone decarboxylase family protein: protein MSRIGSFADDDVASWVLKSPEIGGALANFSRAVYSGNRLPIRTRELARVVIAHNNECAVCVNTRDADGPAAGVDEELYDHALQWRTWPGYSEQERLAAEFAHRFATEHTALRDDEDFWSRCADHFSEELLADLALSCALWVGMGRVLRTLDIGQACKVTLPSRA, encoded by the coding sequence ATGAGCCGAATCGGAAGTTTCGCTGACGACGACGTTGCCAGCTGGGTCTTGAAATCGCCCGAAATCGGTGGCGCACTCGCCAACTTCAGCCGCGCAGTTTACAGCGGCAATCGGCTGCCGATCCGCACCCGGGAACTCGCCCGGGTGGTGATCGCCCACAACAACGAGTGCGCGGTCTGTGTCAACACCCGCGACGCTGATGGGCCGGCCGCAGGTGTGGACGAGGAGCTGTACGACCACGCGCTGCAGTGGCGCACCTGGCCGGGATACAGCGAACAGGAGCGGCTCGCGGCCGAGTTTGCGCACCGGTTCGCCACCGAGCACACCGCGCTGCGCGACGACGAAGACTTCTGGAGCCGGTGCGCCGATCACTTCTCGGAGGAGTTGCTTGCCGACCTGGCCTTGTCATGCGCGCTGTGGGTTGGCATGGGGCGGGTCTTGCGGACCCTGGATATCGGTCAGGCCTGCAAGGTGACCTTGCCCAGCCGCGCCTAG
- a CDS encoding glutamine synthetase family protein, with protein MTATPLAAAAIAQLEAEGVDTVIGTVVNPAGLTHAKTVPIRRTNTFADPGLGASPTWHGFAIDQSGIAFTGDVGVVGDQRLRIDLSALRIIGDGLAWAPAAFYEQDGTPVPACSRGTLSRVEAALAEAGITAVIGHEIEFLLVDADGQRLPSTLWAQYGLAGVLEHEAFVRDVNAAATAAGIAIEQFHPEYGANQFEISLAPLSPVAAADQLVLTRLIIGRTARRHGLRVSLSPAPFAGSVGSGAHQHFSLTTPEGTLFSGGPGAAGMTQAGEAAVAGLLRGLPDAQGILCGSIVSGLRMRPGNWAGIYVCWGIENREAAVRFVKGGPGSTYGGNVEVKVVDPSANPYLASAAILGLALDGIENKAVLPRETTVDPGEISDLDRDRAGILRLPAAQTEAIAALHNSKLLRGILGDPVVNVVAAVRQLEHERYGDLDPERLADKFRMAWSL; from the coding sequence ATGACAGCCACACCGCTTGCCGCGGCCGCGATCGCCCAACTGGAGGCCGAGGGCGTCGACACCGTCATCGGCACCGTCGTGAACCCAGCCGGGCTCACCCATGCCAAGACGGTGCCGATCCGCCGGACCAACACGTTCGCCGATCCCGGCTTGGGCGCCAGTCCTACCTGGCATGGTTTCGCCATCGACCAAAGCGGCATTGCGTTCACCGGAGACGTCGGTGTGGTCGGCGATCAGCGTCTCCGCATCGATCTGTCGGCATTGCGCATCATCGGCGACGGGTTGGCCTGGGCGCCCGCCGCATTTTACGAGCAGGACGGTACCCCCGTTCCCGCGTGCAGCCGTGGCACCTTGAGCCGGGTCGAGGCCGCGCTTGCCGAGGCCGGCATCACCGCGGTGATCGGCCATGAAATCGAATTCCTGCTGGTCGACGCCGACGGCCAGCGGCTGCCGTCGACACTGTGGGCCCAGTACGGCCTTGCCGGGGTACTCGAGCACGAGGCGTTCGTCCGCGATGTCAACGCCGCGGCGACGGCTGCCGGTATCGCCATTGAGCAGTTCCATCCGGAGTACGGCGCCAACCAATTCGAGATCTCGCTGGCGCCGCTGTCGCCGGTGGCGGCTGCCGATCAGCTGGTCCTGACCCGCCTCATCATCGGCCGCACCGCTCGACGCCACGGGCTACGCGTCAGCCTGTCGCCGGCTCCATTCGCGGGAAGTGTCGGATCCGGTGCCCACCAGCACTTCTCGTTAACCACGCCGGAAGGGACGCTGTTCTCCGGTGGGCCTGGTGCGGCAGGCATGACCCAAGCGGGGGAGGCCGCCGTGGCAGGGTTGCTCCGCGGATTGCCGGACGCCCAAGGCATCCTGTGCGGATCGATCGTGTCCGGCCTGCGCATGCGACCGGGCAACTGGGCTGGAATCTATGTGTGTTGGGGTATCGAAAACCGCGAGGCGGCAGTGCGATTCGTCAAGGGCGGCCCGGGTAGCACCTACGGCGGCAATGTCGAGGTGAAGGTCGTCGACCCGTCGGCCAACCCATACCTGGCGTCGGCGGCGATCCTCGGACTGGCTCTCGACGGAATCGAGAACAAGGCGGTGCTGCCGCGGGAAACAACCGTCGATCCGGGAGAGATTTCTGACCTGGATCGTGACCGCGCCGGCATTTTGCGCCTGCCCGCGGCTCAGACTGAAGCGATTGCTGCACTTCACAATTCGAAACTACTGCGGGGCATCCTCGGCGATCCCGTGGTCAACGTGGTGGCCGCGGTCCGACAGCTGGAGCATGAGCGCTACGGCGACCTCGATCCCGAGCGGCTGGCCGACAAGTTCCGCATGGCCTGGAGCCTGTAG
- a CDS encoding amidohydrolase family protein yields the protein MTDTADTDLDRRTGEVPLIDQHVHGCWLTAGDQRRFENALNEANTEPLADFDSGFDSQLGFAVRNHCGPILGLPKHVDPQTYWDRRSQFGEAELARQFLRAAGVTDWLVDTGVDGVADVPRLSELSGGRAYEVVRLEQVAEQAAQASGDYVSAFEEILHRRAATAVGTKSILAYRGGFDGDLTEPPAAQVAEAAKRWRDGGGVRLQDRVLLRFGLHQALRLGKPLQFHVGFGDRDCDLHKTNPLYLLDFLRQSGNTPIVLLHCYPYEREAGYLTQAFNNVYLDGGLSVNYLGARSPALIARLLELAPFRKIVYSSDGFGPAELHFLGATLWRIGIRLALRGFVESGDWSEADALRVVDLIAHGNAARIYHLGD from the coding sequence GTGACCGACACCGCCGACACGGATCTGGACAGGCGCACCGGCGAAGTGCCGTTGATCGATCAGCACGTCCATGGATGCTGGCTGACCGCGGGGGACCAGCGCCGGTTCGAGAATGCGCTCAACGAGGCCAACACCGAACCCCTGGCGGACTTCGACTCGGGATTCGACTCGCAACTCGGTTTCGCCGTTCGCAACCACTGCGGCCCCATCCTTGGACTGCCCAAGCACGTTGATCCGCAAACCTATTGGGATCGACGCAGCCAATTCGGCGAAGCCGAGCTGGCCCGTCAATTTCTGCGGGCCGCCGGGGTGACCGATTGGCTCGTGGATACCGGGGTCGATGGTGTTGCAGATGTCCCTAGACTGAGCGAACTGTCCGGCGGCCGTGCCTACGAGGTGGTCCGTCTTGAGCAGGTGGCCGAACAGGCCGCGCAGGCATCGGGCGACTACGTGTCGGCGTTCGAGGAGATACTGCACCGGCGCGCGGCCACCGCGGTCGGTACCAAGTCCATCCTGGCCTATCGGGGCGGGTTCGACGGCGACCTGACCGAGCCGCCAGCGGCGCAGGTCGCCGAGGCCGCCAAACGGTGGCGTGACGGTGGCGGTGTCCGGTTGCAGGACCGGGTTCTACTTCGCTTCGGGTTGCACCAGGCGCTGCGCCTGGGCAAGCCGCTACAATTCCACGTCGGGTTTGGCGACCGCGACTGCGATCTGCACAAGACCAATCCGCTGTATCTGCTCGATTTTCTGCGGCAGTCCGGGAATACCCCGATCGTGTTGCTGCACTGCTATCCCTACGAACGCGAAGCCGGCTATCTCACACAGGCCTTCAACAATGTCTATCTCGACGGCGGGTTGAGTGTGAACTACCTGGGGGCCCGGTCACCCGCCTTGATCGCCCGACTCCTGGAGCTTGCTCCCTTTCGTAAGATTGTGTATTCGTCCGACGGATTCGGCCCCGCGGAACTCCACTTTCTCGGTGCGACGTTGTGGCGCATCGGCATTCGGCTCGCTCTGCGCGGATTTGTCGAGAGCGGCGACTGGAGCGAGGCCGATGCCCTCCGGGTGGTCGACCTCATCGCCCATGGCAACGCCGCACGCATCTATCACCTGGGCGATTAG
- a CDS encoding 6-pyruvoyl trahydropterin synthase family protein: MRSDVVAAERDNPNTAAEPSRAVSKGLVPTIRTIEKTFRFDAGHRSLGFDYTKEETIHGHTWELKLIVECRQKLDDMKTIFDTNELNVITRPIIDSLDHSFIIWTEDPIFDAFVKVCELAGVADKVYPVDFNPTIEGMVEHIFNRVDEQLELDGCTLKRAELRCASTLNACYEVG, translated from the coding sequence ATGAGAAGCGATGTGGTCGCCGCGGAGCGGGACAACCCGAACACCGCCGCCGAACCAAGCCGTGCGGTATCCAAAGGACTTGTCCCCACGATTCGTACCATCGAGAAGACTTTTAGATTTGATGCTGGCCATCGATCCCTGGGTTTCGACTACACGAAAGAAGAAACGATCCATGGACACACCTGGGAGCTAAAGCTCATAGTCGAGTGCCGGCAAAAATTGGATGATATGAAGACAATATTCGACACTAATGAACTGAACGTTATCACTCGGCCAATAATCGACTCGCTGGACCACTCATTTATTATTTGGACTGAGGATCCGATATTCGATGCATTCGTGAAGGTGTGCGAGCTTGCGGGCGTAGCCGACAAAGTCTATCCCGTTGATTTTAATCCGACCATCGAAGGGATGGTGGAGCATATCTTCAATAGGGTGGATGAGCAGCTTGAACTCGATGGCTGCACGCTGAAGCGCGCCGAACTCCGGTGCGCGTCAACCCTAAATGCTTGCTATGAAGTCGGTTAA